One Burkholderia sp. 9120 genomic window, TATACACGACGATCAACACCATATAGATCAGAATCGCGCCCTGCGCGCCGAAGTAGAACGGCAGCCTGAATCCGCCCATCCGTACATGCTCCAACGCCGGCGCCATCAACGGCAACACGAACGACACGAGAAAGCCCAACGTCATCAACGTAGCGATCAGCGCGACGTTGAAGCGCCAGTACTTGCGATGCGCGCGCGCCATCGCCACCGACACCGCAGGCGGTTCGGGTGGAGGATTCAACGTAGCGTGAGAGGAGTGATGCGGCGCGGCCATGCGCCTATGTATCAAAAAGCCACCGGGCAGGCAATCGGGATTGTCCGCGCGGTGGCTTTTTACGGCCTGATTCGAGTGAGAGATCGCGTCATCCGGTCAGGCGAGCATCCTGGGATGCACGCCTGACCCGAACCCTAACCCATCACAGCGATTCGCCGAGTTGGTCGAGAATCGCCGGGTTCTCCAGCGTCGACACGTCCTGGGTGATCTCCTCGCCCTTCGCGAGCGAACGCAGCAGGCGACGCATGATCTTGCCCGAGCGCGTCTTCGGCAGGTTCTCGCCGAAGCGGATGTCCTTCGGCTTCGCGATCGGACCGATCTCCTTGGCCACCCACGCGCGCAATTCGTTGGCGAGCTTCACGGCCTCTTCGCCTTCCGGACGCGCACGCTTGAGCACGACGAATGCGCACACGGCCTCGCCGGTCGTCGAGTCGGGCCGGCCCAC contains:
- a CDS encoding DUF4212 domain-containing protein, which gives rise to MAAPHHSSHATLNPPPEPPAVSVAMARAHRKYWRFNVALIATLMTLGFLVSFVLPLMAPALEHVRMGGFRLPFYFGAQGAILIYMVLIVVYIVLMQRADRRLLRAFEADAGVDADAVSGADPGVDASAESSTPVPRGR